A genomic stretch from Gopherus flavomarginatus isolate rGopFla2 chromosome 3, rGopFla2.mat.asm, whole genome shotgun sequence includes:
- the STARD4 gene encoding stAR-related lipid transfer protein 4, protein MEILPDAASLATKLKNTLIQYHSIEDREWRIAKKAKDATVWRKPSEEFSGYLYKAQGVVEDITNRVVDHIRPGPYRLDWDSLMTTMDIVEKFEENCCLMRYTTAGQLWNIISPREFVDFSYTTQYEEGLLTCGISLDYGEVRPNFVRGFNHPCGWFCVPLKDRPDQSLLTGFIQTELRGMLPQSAVDTAMASTLANFYSDLRKALKT, encoded by the exons ATGGAAATCCTTCCAGATGCAGCTTCTCTGGCAACAAAGCTGAAAAATACTCTAATCCAGTACCACAGCATTGAAGATCGTGAATGGCGAATTGCTAAGAAAGCG AAAGATGCAACTGTGTGGCGGAAGCCATCAGAAGAATTCAGTGGATACCT CTACAAAGCTCAAGGAGTTGTGGAAGACATTACCAACAGAGTAGTAGATCACATTCGTCCTGGACCTTATAGACTAGATTGGGACAGCTTAATGACTACAATGGACATTGTTGAAAAGTTTGAGGAG AATTGCTGTTTAATGCGCTATACCACTGCTGGCCAGCTGTGGAACATCATTTCCCCAAGAGAGTTTGTTGACTTCTCTTACACAACTCAGTATGAAGAGGGGCTTCTAACATGTG ggatAAGTCTAGACTATGGAGAGGTGAGACCTAATTTTGTCCGTGGATTTAATCACCCCTGTGGCTGGTTCTGTGTCCCGCTTAAGGATCGTCCTGACCAAAGTCTTTTGACGGGCTTCATCCAGACTGAACTGCGAGGGATGCTTCCTCAGTCTGCAGTAGATACTGCTATGGCTAGTACCCTGGCAAACTTTTACTCTGACCTCAGAAAGGCACTGAAAACATAA